One region of Streptomyces rishiriensis genomic DNA includes:
- a CDS encoding sarcosine oxidase subunit gamma, which translates to MADTASTARRRSPLAHAADRLAAATRSSGGAIRLAELPFLTQLNVRLDAKSPAADAVGLALGLQLPLEPDTVVRGGELRAAWLGPDEWLVAGLPGSQRELESRIRSAAGGVPLSVTDVSAQRTTVLVGGPRARDLLAHGCRLDLHPRAFGPGRCAQTTLARTQVVLVARDEPRAGFWVLVRSSFADHLTNWLLDAAVEYG; encoded by the coding sequence ATGGCTGACACCGCTTCGACCGCACGGCGGCGCAGCCCTCTGGCGCATGCCGCCGACCGCCTCGCCGCCGCGACACGCTCTTCCGGGGGCGCCATCCGCCTGGCCGAACTCCCCTTCCTGACCCAGCTCAACGTCCGCCTCGACGCCAAGAGCCCGGCGGCGGACGCCGTCGGACTCGCCCTGGGGCTCCAACTGCCCCTGGAACCCGACACCGTCGTGCGCGGCGGGGAGTTGCGCGCGGCGTGGCTCGGCCCCGACGAGTGGCTGGTGGCGGGCCTTCCCGGCTCTCAGCGGGAGCTGGAGAGCCGGATCCGCTCGGCGGCCGGGGGCGTCCCGCTGTCCGTCACGGACGTCTCCGCCCAGCGCACCACCGTCCTGGTCGGCGGACCGCGCGCCCGGGACCTGCTGGCCCACGGCTGCCGGCTGGATCTCCACCCGCGCGCCTTCGGCCCCGGCCGGTGCGCCCAGACGACGCTGGCCCGCACCCAGGTCGTCCTGGTGGCCCGTGACGAGCCCAGGGCGGGGTTCTGGGTGCTGGTTCGCTCCTCCTTCGCCGACCACCTGACCAACTGGCTGCTGGACGCGGCCGTGGAGTACGGGTGA
- a CDS encoding sarcosine oxidase subunit delta family protein produces the protein MLLISCPWCGPRDEAEFHYGGQAHVPHPEDPAALTDEEWARYLFFRDNPKGPFAERWSHAAGCRKWFNAVRDTSTNQILAVYRAGETRPTITEPGPPAPDPRPVTTVTGPAVPARPVTVDSGPALPARPAPEDENEAPSGTDGGLGAEPAARLRSRPHRLADGGRIDRDTPLTFTFDGTDHQGYRGDTLASALLADGVIATATSIRLGRPRGIFSAGVEEPNAVVQIEEPFPEPMLPATTVELYDGLVATSLSGQGRLATAPDPARYDAVHAHCDLLVVGAGPAGLAAAAAAARSGARVILADDQPEPGGSLLGTGDHLDWVEATRARLEAAPEVRVLPRTTVFGHYDDNHLLAVERRTGHLGAEAPQQVSRERGWRIRARRVVLATGAHERSLAFGDNDRPGVMLAASARTYLHRYAVLPGRHAVVFTTNDSAYAAALDLAAAGVAIAAIVDTRAEPGEWAERARSAGIEVLAGHAVTDTAGGTRLTAVTVAPYGEPEARQAALPRREFAVDLLLVSGGWNPVAHLFSQAGGKLRHDEVLGTFVPDSCRQAVEAVGGACGVFDLAAALAQGAAAGARAVEAEGYPAETPPLPAVVTPPHTPPMQVFAVPTSTGAPRFVDLQRDVTVDDLTRATGAGLRSVEHTKRYTTAGTANDQGKTGGVLASGIVAELLGVDVSALGLPTFRPPYVPVSFAALAGRDRGVLSDPVRTTAVHAWHVEHGALFENVGQWKRPWYYPRDGEDMRAAVLRECAAAREGVALMDASTLGKIDVQGPDAAVFLDRLYTNMIGTLKVGMIRYGVMCRLDGMIFDDGTVIRLARDRFLVTTTTGNAAAVLDWMEEWLQTEWPELRVHCTSVTEQWATVALVGPRSREVLGSLAPGLAVSNDDFPFMAWRDTTVAGIGARVCRISFSGELAYEINVSPWEALALWEALYEAGAPYGITPYGTEAMHVLRAEKGYPIIGQDSDGTVTPQDLGMGWAVSKKKPDFIGKRSYARADTVRADRKHLVGLLPQDPETLLPEGTHLVADSVLPAPPVPMLGHVTSSYRSAALGRTFALALVKGGRDRIGERLYAPVGDRLVPVTVASPVLYDPEGARRDG, from the coding sequence ATGCTGCTCATTTCCTGCCCGTGGTGCGGGCCCCGCGACGAGGCCGAGTTCCACTACGGCGGCCAGGCGCACGTCCCTCACCCCGAGGACCCCGCCGCCCTCACCGACGAGGAGTGGGCGCGCTACCTCTTCTTCCGGGACAACCCCAAGGGCCCCTTCGCCGAACGCTGGAGCCACGCGGCGGGCTGCCGCAAGTGGTTCAACGCGGTACGGGACACGTCGACGAACCAGATCCTGGCGGTGTACAGAGCGGGGGAGACACGCCCGACCATCACGGAGCCCGGACCGCCCGCTCCCGATCCCCGTCCGGTCACGACGGTCACCGGCCCGGCCGTTCCAGCCCGTCCGGTCACGGTGGATTCCGGTCCGGCCCTTCCCGCCCGTCCGGCGCCCGAGGATGAGAACGAGGCCCCTTCAGGGACCGACGGGGGCCTGGGGGCCGAGCCCGCTGCGCGGCTCAGGAGCCGTCCGCACCGCCTCGCCGACGGTGGCCGAATCGACCGCGACACCCCCCTCACGTTCACCTTCGACGGCACCGACCACCAGGGCTACCGAGGCGACACCCTCGCCTCCGCGCTCCTCGCCGACGGCGTCATCGCGACGGCGACCAGCATCAGACTGGGCCGACCCCGCGGGATCTTCTCCGCCGGCGTGGAGGAACCCAACGCCGTCGTCCAGATCGAGGAGCCCTTCCCCGAGCCGATGCTCCCCGCGACGACGGTCGAGCTGTACGACGGTCTCGTCGCGACGAGCCTCTCCGGTCAGGGCCGGCTGGCCACCGCACCGGACCCCGCCCGCTACGACGCCGTACACGCCCACTGCGACCTGCTGGTCGTCGGCGCGGGCCCGGCCGGCCTCGCGGCCGCCGCGGCGGCCGCGAGGAGCGGCGCCCGCGTCATCCTCGCCGACGACCAGCCGGAACCCGGCGGCAGTCTGCTCGGCACCGGCGACCACCTCGACTGGGTGGAGGCGACGCGCGCACGGCTCGAAGCCGCCCCCGAGGTCCGCGTCCTGCCGCGCACCACCGTCTTCGGCCACTACGACGACAACCACCTCCTCGCCGTCGAGCGCCGCACCGGCCACCTCGGCGCCGAGGCCCCCCAGCAGGTCTCCCGCGAGCGGGGCTGGCGGATCCGCGCCCGGCGCGTCGTCCTCGCGACCGGCGCCCACGAACGCTCGCTGGCCTTCGGCGACAACGACCGCCCCGGCGTGATGCTGGCCGCCTCGGCCCGGACGTACCTGCACCGGTACGCGGTGCTGCCCGGCCGGCACGCGGTCGTGTTCACCACCAACGACAGTGCCTACGCCGCCGCACTCGACCTGGCGGCGGCGGGCGTGGCCATCGCGGCGATCGTCGACACCCGGGCCGAGCCGGGGGAGTGGGCCGAGCGCGCCCGGTCCGCCGGGATCGAGGTGCTGGCCGGGCATGCGGTCACGGACACGGCGGGCGGGACTCGCCTCACCGCCGTGACGGTCGCCCCGTACGGTGAGCCCGAGGCGCGACAAGCGGCCCTGCCGCGCCGGGAGTTCGCCGTGGATCTGCTCCTGGTCTCCGGCGGCTGGAACCCCGTGGCGCATCTGTTCAGCCAGGCGGGCGGCAAGCTCCGCCACGACGAGGTGCTCGGCACGTTCGTTCCCGACAGCTGCCGGCAGGCGGTGGAGGCCGTGGGCGGCGCCTGCGGGGTCTTCGATCTCGCCGCGGCCCTCGCACAGGGCGCCGCGGCCGGCGCCCGCGCGGTCGAGGCGGAGGGGTACCCCGCCGAGACGCCGCCCCTTCCGGCCGTCGTCACCCCGCCGCACACCCCGCCCATGCAGGTGTTCGCCGTCCCCACGTCCACCGGAGCCCCCCGGTTCGTCGACCTCCAGCGCGATGTCACGGTCGACGACCTGACGCGGGCGACCGGGGCGGGCCTGCGCTCGGTCGAGCACACCAAGCGCTACACCACGGCCGGCACCGCCAACGACCAGGGCAAGACGGGCGGCGTGCTGGCGAGCGGGATCGTCGCCGAACTCCTCGGGGTGGACGTCTCGGCGCTCGGTCTGCCCACGTTCCGGCCGCCGTACGTCCCCGTCTCCTTCGCCGCCCTCGCCGGCCGCGACCGAGGCGTGCTGTCCGACCCGGTCCGCACGACCGCCGTCCACGCGTGGCATGTCGAGCACGGCGCCCTGTTCGAGAACGTCGGCCAGTGGAAACGGCCCTGGTACTACCCGCGGGACGGCGAGGACATGCGGGCGGCCGTCCTGAGGGAATGCGCCGCCGCCCGCGAGGGCGTCGCCCTCATGGACGCCTCCACCCTCGGCAAGATCGACGTACAGGGTCCGGACGCCGCCGTCTTCCTCGACCGGCTCTACACCAACATGATCGGTACGCTGAAGGTCGGCATGATCCGCTACGGCGTCATGTGCCGCCTGGACGGCATGATCTTCGACGACGGAACGGTCATCCGTCTCGCCCGGGACCGCTTCCTGGTCACCACCACCACGGGCAACGCGGCCGCGGTACTGGACTGGATGGAGGAGTGGCTCCAGACCGAGTGGCCCGAACTCCGCGTCCACTGCACCTCGGTCACCGAGCAGTGGGCGACCGTCGCCCTCGTCGGTCCGCGTTCCCGCGAGGTCCTCGGCTCGCTCGCGCCCGGGCTGGCCGTCTCCAACGACGACTTCCCGTTCATGGCGTGGCGGGACACGACGGTCGCGGGCATCGGGGCCAGGGTGTGCCGGATCAGCTTCTCCGGCGAACTCGCCTACGAGATCAACGTGTCCCCGTGGGAGGCCCTCGCCCTGTGGGAGGCGCTGTACGAGGCGGGCGCGCCGTACGGCATCACGCCCTACGGCACGGAGGCCATGCACGTCCTGCGGGCCGAGAAGGGCTACCCGATCATCGGCCAGGACAGCGACGGCACGGTCACCCCGCAGGACCTCGGGATGGGCTGGGCGGTGTCGAAGAAGAAGCCCGACTTCATCGGCAAGCGCTCGTACGCCCGAGCCGACACCGTCCGCGCCGACCGCAAGCACCTGGTGGGCCTGCTGCCGCAGGACCCGGAGACGTTGCTGCCCGAGGGAACCCACCTGGTCGCCGACAGCGTGCTGCCCGCGCCGCCCGTCCCGATGCTCGGCCATGTCACCTCCAGCTACCGCAGTGCCGCCCTCGGCCGGACCTTCGCGCTCGCCCTGGTCAAGGGCGGCCGGGACCGTATCGGTGAACGTCTGTACGCCCCCGTGGGCGACCGGCTGGTTCCGGTGACGGTGGCGAGCCCCGTCCTCTACGACCCCGAGGGAGCCCGTCGCGATGGCTGA
- a CDS encoding sarcosine oxidase subunit beta family protein, with protein sequence MSPSTPGADLPDHPDRLWRNPEPKRSYDVIVVGGGGHGLATAHYLARNHGITDVAVLEKGWLGGGNMARNTTIIRSNYLWDASAGIYEHALKLWEGLAEELDYPILFSQRGVLNLAHSLQDVRDSVRRVEANRLNGVDAEWLDAEQVKEVCPIVNISPDVRYPVLGGTYQPRAGIAKHDYVAWGFARSADAAGIDIIQNCEVTGLDVVGGRVVGVQTTRGPIAAGKVALCSAGHTSVLAAMAGIELPLQSHPLQALVSELLEPVHPTVVMSNAVHVYVSQAHKGELVMGAGIDAYNSYTQRGAFHIIEEQMSAALELFPVFARAHVLRTWGGIVDVSPDASPIVGLGPVGNLYLNCGWGTGGFKATPGVGWVYAHTIAHDTPHPLNAPFSLDRFTTGALVDEHGAAAVAH encoded by the coding sequence ATGAGCCCCAGCACCCCCGGCGCCGACCTCCCCGACCACCCCGACCGGCTCTGGCGCAACCCCGAGCCCAAGCGGTCGTACGACGTGATCGTCGTCGGTGGCGGCGGTCACGGCCTGGCCACCGCCCACTACCTGGCGAGGAACCACGGCATCACCGACGTCGCGGTGTTGGAGAAGGGCTGGCTGGGCGGCGGCAACATGGCCCGCAACACCACGATCATCCGCTCCAACTACCTGTGGGACGCGAGCGCCGGCATCTACGAGCACGCCCTCAAACTCTGGGAAGGGCTGGCCGAAGAGCTCGACTACCCGATCCTCTTCTCACAGCGTGGCGTGCTCAACCTCGCCCACAGCCTCCAGGACGTCCGGGACAGCGTGCGCCGCGTCGAGGCCAACCGGCTCAACGGCGTCGACGCCGAGTGGCTCGACGCCGAGCAGGTCAAAGAGGTCTGCCCCATCGTCAACATCTCCCCGGACGTGCGCTACCCGGTTCTCGGCGGCACCTACCAGCCGCGCGCCGGCATCGCCAAGCACGACTACGTCGCCTGGGGCTTCGCCCGCTCCGCGGACGCCGCCGGCATCGACATCATCCAGAACTGCGAGGTCACGGGCCTTGACGTGGTCGGCGGCCGGGTGGTCGGCGTACAGACCACCCGGGGACCCATCGCCGCGGGCAAGGTGGCCCTGTGCTCCGCAGGCCACACCTCGGTCCTCGCGGCCATGGCCGGCATCGAACTCCCCCTCCAGAGCCACCCCTTGCAGGCCCTGGTCTCCGAACTCCTGGAGCCGGTCCACCCCACCGTGGTCATGTCCAACGCCGTCCACGTGTACGTCAGCCAGGCGCACAAGGGCGAGCTGGTGATGGGCGCCGGCATCGACGCGTACAACTCCTACACCCAGCGCGGCGCCTTCCACATCATCGAAGAGCAGATGTCCGCCGCCCTGGAACTCTTCCCGGTCTTCGCCCGTGCCCATGTGCTGCGCACCTGGGGCGGCATCGTCGACGTCAGCCCGGACGCCTCGCCGATCGTCGGCCTCGGCCCGGTCGGCAACCTCTACCTCAACTGCGGTTGGGGCACGGGAGGTTTCAAGGCCACTCCGGGCGTCGGGTGGGTCTACGCCCACACCATCGCCCACGACACACCCCATCCCCTCAACGCCCCCTTCTCGCTCGACCGTTTCACCACCGGCGCGCTCGTCGACGAGCACGGCGCGGCCGCGGTGGCCCACTAG
- a CDS encoding GcvT family protein, translated as MAGPRVVIIGAGVVGAALADEISARGWTEVTVVDQGPLPATGGSTSHAPGLVFQTNSSKTMTELARYTVEKFCSLDVDGKPCFLQVGGLEVATTPERLTELHRRHGWITAWGVEARLLSADECVERHPLVDPDRVLGGLLVPTDGIAKAVLAVEAQIRRATERGVTFLARHEVLDVQRSEGRVTGVLTDRGEIAADIVVCCAGIWGPRIARMAGMNLPLTPLAHQLAWTGPVPALAGQTEEAVRPILRHQDADLYYRDRFDGIGIGSYGHRPMPVAADDILSVDEADGMPSVLKFTEDDFADAWTETRSLLPATKEARIEEGVNGLFSFTTDNFPLLGESPDVKGFWVAEAVWVTHSAGVGRAMAEWLVDGFCSSFDLHECDVNRFEPHQLSPEYVLARDCRNFAEVYDILHPLQPSGDPRPIRTSPFFVRQQEHGAFFLEANGWERPQWYEANAGLVQGRNIPTPDDWAARYWSPVVGAEAQATRETVAMYDMTALKRLEVGGRGAADFLEALTTGKVAKSVGSVTYTLLLDHDGGIRSDITVARLARDLFQVGANGNLDLDWFTRRLPADGTVQVRDITPGTCCIGLWGPLARKVLQPLTDEDFSNDGLKYFRAKRAHIGSVPVTAMRLSYVGELGWELYTTADQGLKLWDTLWHAAEPLGGVIAGRGAFNSLRLEKGYRSFGTDMTFEHDPYEAGVGFAVKLDQGDFVGKAALERRREDVRRRLTCLTIDDPGSVVLGKEPVYDGDRPVGHVTSAAYGYTIGKGIAYAWLPAELAVPGTALHIGYFDQRVAAVVAEEPLFDPTMSRLRG; from the coding sequence ATGGCGGGACCCCGAGTGGTGATCATCGGAGCGGGCGTCGTGGGAGCGGCACTCGCGGACGAGATCTCCGCGCGCGGCTGGACCGAAGTGACCGTGGTCGACCAGGGCCCGCTCCCCGCGACCGGCGGCTCCACGTCGCACGCCCCGGGCCTGGTCTTCCAGACGAACTCCTCCAAGACCATGACCGAACTCGCCCGCTACACCGTCGAGAAGTTCTGCTCCCTCGACGTCGACGGCAAGCCCTGCTTCCTCCAGGTCGGCGGCCTCGAAGTGGCCACCACCCCCGAGCGCCTCACGGAACTGCACCGCCGCCACGGCTGGATCACCGCCTGGGGCGTCGAGGCGCGCCTGCTGAGCGCCGACGAGTGCGTCGAGCGGCACCCGCTGGTCGACCCGGACCGGGTCCTCGGCGGCCTCCTCGTCCCGACCGACGGGATCGCCAAGGCCGTCCTCGCCGTCGAGGCGCAGATCCGCCGGGCCACCGAGCGCGGCGTCACCTTCCTGGCCCGCCACGAAGTGCTCGACGTGCAGCGGAGCGAGGGCCGGGTGACCGGAGTCCTCACCGACCGCGGCGAGATCGCGGCCGACATCGTGGTGTGCTGCGCCGGCATCTGGGGCCCGAGGATCGCCCGCATGGCCGGCATGAACCTCCCGCTCACCCCGCTCGCCCACCAGCTCGCCTGGACCGGCCCGGTCCCGGCGCTCGCGGGCCAGACGGAGGAGGCGGTGCGGCCGATCCTGCGCCACCAGGACGCCGACCTCTACTACCGCGACCGCTTCGACGGCATCGGCATCGGCTCCTACGGTCACCGCCCGATGCCCGTCGCGGCCGACGACATCCTCTCCGTCGACGAGGCGGACGGCATGCCGTCCGTCCTGAAGTTCACCGAGGACGACTTCGCCGACGCCTGGACCGAGACCCGGTCCCTGCTCCCCGCGACGAAGGAGGCCAGGATCGAGGAGGGCGTCAACGGCCTGTTCTCCTTCACCACCGACAACTTCCCGCTGCTGGGCGAGTCCCCGGACGTCAAGGGCTTCTGGGTGGCCGAGGCGGTCTGGGTCACCCACTCGGCGGGCGTCGGCCGGGCCATGGCCGAATGGCTCGTGGACGGGTTCTGCTCCTCCTTCGACCTGCACGAGTGCGACGTCAACCGCTTCGAGCCGCACCAGCTGTCCCCGGAGTACGTCCTGGCCCGCGACTGCCGCAACTTCGCCGAGGTGTACGACATCCTCCACCCCCTCCAGCCCTCCGGAGACCCGCGTCCGATCCGTACGAGCCCCTTCTTCGTCCGCCAGCAGGAGCACGGCGCGTTCTTCCTGGAGGCGAACGGCTGGGAGCGCCCGCAGTGGTACGAGGCCAACGCCGGGCTCGTCCAGGGCCGCAACATCCCCACCCCCGACGACTGGGCGGCGCGGTACTGGTCGCCCGTCGTCGGCGCCGAGGCACAGGCCACCCGCGAGACCGTCGCGATGTACGACATGACGGCCCTCAAGCGGCTCGAGGTCGGCGGCCGGGGCGCCGCGGACTTCCTGGAGGCGCTGACCACCGGCAAGGTCGCCAAATCGGTCGGCTCGGTGACGTACACCCTGCTCCTGGACCACGACGGCGGCATCCGCAGCGACATCACCGTCGCCCGCCTGGCCCGTGACCTCTTCCAGGTCGGCGCCAACGGCAACCTGGACCTCGACTGGTTCACCCGCCGGCTCCCCGCCGACGGCACCGTCCAGGTGCGCGACATCACCCCCGGAACCTGCTGCATCGGCCTGTGGGGCCCACTGGCCCGCAAGGTCCTCCAGCCGCTGACGGACGAGGACTTCTCGAACGACGGCCTGAAGTACTTCCGCGCCAAGCGTGCCCACATCGGCTCGGTGCCGGTCACCGCGATGCGGCTGTCGTACGTCGGCGAACTCGGCTGGGAGCTCTACACCACCGCCGACCAGGGCCTGAAGCTGTGGGACACCCTCTGGCACGCGGCCGAGCCGCTCGGCGGCGTCATCGCCGGCCGCGGCGCCTTCAACAGCCTCCGCCTGGAGAAGGGTTACCGCTCCTTCGGTACCGACATGACCTTCGAGCACGACCCCTACGAGGCCGGCGTCGGCTTCGCCGTCAAGCTCGACCAGGGCGACTTCGTCGGCAAGGCCGCCCTGGAGCGCCGCAGGGAAGACGTCCGGCGCAGGCTCACCTGTCTCACCATCGACGACCCGGGTTCGGTCGTCCTGGGCAAGGAGCCGGTCTACGACGGCGACCGCCCGGTCGGCCATGTCACCAGCGCGGCCTACGGCTACACGATCGGCAAGGGCATCGCCTACGCCTGGCTCCCCGCCGAACTCGCCGTCCCCGGGACAGCGCTCCACATCGGTTACTTCGACCAGCGGGTGGCGGCGGTCGTGGCCGAGGAGCCGCTGTTCGACCCGACGATGTCCCGCCTCCGTGGCTGA
- a CDS encoding ABC transporter substrate-binding protein yields the protein MATRVRQRRTGMAGAAVATVIGLTLTACGGAKVGDDSADPGGSGSSGKCGTFNLAVNPWVGYEADAAVVAYVAQHDLGCTVDKKDLKEEIAWQGFGTGEVDAVLENWGHDDLKKKYITQQKTAVAAGSTGNEGIIGWYVPPWLAKAHPDITDWKNLDKYAANFKTSESGGKGQLLDGDPSYVTNDEALVKNLKLDFKVVYAGSETALIQSFRKAEKNKEWVIGYFYEPQWFLSEVPLVKVELPAYMTGCDADAAKIACDYPVYDLDKIVSARFAKSGSPAYDLVKKFHWTNDDQNTVAKYIAVDKLSPDAAAKKWVEANRDKVDAWIK from the coding sequence ATGGCCACACGAGTACGACAGCGGAGAACCGGCATGGCCGGCGCAGCCGTCGCGACCGTCATCGGGCTGACCCTGACCGCCTGCGGCGGCGCGAAGGTCGGTGACGACTCCGCGGATCCGGGCGGCTCCGGCAGCTCGGGCAAGTGCGGCACCTTCAACCTCGCGGTCAACCCGTGGGTGGGTTACGAGGCGGACGCCGCGGTCGTCGCCTATGTCGCGCAGCACGACCTCGGCTGCACGGTCGACAAGAAGGACCTGAAGGAGGAGATCGCCTGGCAGGGCTTCGGGACCGGCGAGGTCGACGCCGTCCTGGAGAACTGGGGCCACGACGATCTGAAGAAGAAGTACATCACCCAGCAGAAGACCGCCGTGGCGGCCGGCTCCACCGGCAACGAGGGCATCATCGGCTGGTACGTGCCGCCGTGGCTGGCCAAGGCGCACCCGGACATCACCGACTGGAAGAACCTCGACAAGTACGCGGCGAACTTCAAGACCTCCGAGTCCGGCGGCAAGGGTCAACTCCTGGACGGGGACCCGTCGTACGTCACCAACGACGAGGCGCTGGTGAAGAACCTGAAGCTGGACTTCAAGGTGGTGTACGCGGGCAGCGAGACCGCGCTCATCCAGTCCTTCCGCAAGGCGGAGAAGAACAAGGAATGGGTGATCGGCTACTTCTACGAGCCGCAGTGGTTCCTGTCCGAGGTGCCGTTGGTGAAGGTCGAACTGCCCGCCTACATGACGGGATGCGACGCCGACGCGGCGAAGATCGCCTGTGACTATCCGGTCTACGACCTGGACAAGATCGTCAGCGCCCGGTTCGCGAAGTCCGGCAGCCCGGCCTACGACCTGGTGAAGAAGTTCCACTGGACGAACGACGACCAGAACACCGTGGCCAAGTACATCGCGGTGGACAAGCTGTCGCCGGACGCGGCGGCCAAGAAGTGGGTGGAGGCCAACCGCGACAAGGTCGACGCCTGGATCAAGTAG
- a CDS encoding ABC transporter permease produces the protein MAVALEKSAPLAGVRKVRRRTVAAAILVAWLLLFVVLRGQQTLTLAAADLTGLHRWFNDVNDSIGADRNSNPLFLYFFNEIRLVIDNLVTFIQHLISQPSAGRPLPQIGWLGVVAVVGYVSWAVGNWRVALLAVAGFTFLGLQGLWQESMDTLSLTLSAVFVALLFAIPLGVWAGLSDRVDRIVTPFLDFMQTMPTFVYLAPLTLFFLIGGASATIATVIYAAPPAIRITAHAIRSVPQATVEAAESLGATRRQALLKVLLPMSKRTVVMGVNQSIMAALAMVTIAALIDAPGLGKTVVQALQSLDVGTAFNAGLAIVVMAIVLDRVTTAASARAETARRSNHRLLGWRRPLLGAGAVVTVVLVYLSHTYLWAAEFPGDGGVGSSVASAADSATGWAQDDLSGLTNAFRDGVTNGLLNPFQSLLTDSPWWLVSVVLIALGAVLGGLRAGVTTAVCLGLLVGTGLWSDAMTTLASTLVATVLVMLLGVVLGVWMGRSPLVDRLLRPTLDAAQVMPPFVYLVPFLALFGATRFTAIVAAIVYAAPVAIKIVADGVRAVPETTVEAATSAGCNTWQIITKVQLPMSRGALTLATNQGLIYVLSMVVVGGLVGAGALGYDVVAGFSQGQLYGKGLAAGLAIVLLGVMFDRITQAAARRASA, from the coding sequence ATGGCCGTCGCCCTGGAGAAGTCCGCCCCCCTGGCCGGCGTGCGCAAGGTCCGCCGGCGCACGGTGGCGGCCGCGATCCTGGTGGCCTGGCTGCTCCTCTTCGTCGTCCTGCGCGGACAGCAGACGCTGACCCTGGCGGCGGCGGACCTCACCGGCCTGCACCGGTGGTTCAACGACGTCAACGACTCCATCGGCGCGGACCGCAACTCCAACCCGCTGTTCCTCTACTTCTTCAACGAGATCCGCCTGGTCATCGACAACCTGGTGACCTTCATCCAGCACCTGATCTCACAGCCGTCCGCAGGCCGTCCCCTTCCGCAGATCGGCTGGCTCGGCGTCGTCGCCGTCGTGGGCTACGTCTCCTGGGCCGTCGGCAACTGGCGGGTCGCCCTGCTGGCCGTGGCGGGCTTCACCTTCCTCGGCCTGCAGGGTCTGTGGCAGGAAAGCATGGACACCCTGTCGCTCACCCTCTCCGCGGTCTTCGTGGCGCTGCTGTTCGCGATCCCGCTGGGCGTGTGGGCGGGGCTGTCGGACCGGGTCGACCGGATCGTGACGCCCTTTCTGGACTTCATGCAGACGATGCCGACCTTCGTCTACCTCGCCCCGCTGACCCTGTTCTTCCTGATCGGCGGGGCCTCCGCCACGATCGCCACCGTGATCTACGCGGCGCCGCCCGCGATCCGCATCACCGCGCACGCCATCCGTTCCGTGCCGCAGGCCACCGTAGAGGCCGCCGAATCGCTGGGCGCGACCCGGCGGCAGGCACTGCTGAAGGTCCTGCTGCCCATGTCCAAGCGGACCGTGGTGATGGGCGTCAACCAGTCGATCATGGCAGCCCTGGCCATGGTGACCATCGCCGCCCTGATCGACGCGCCCGGCCTCGGCAAGACCGTCGTCCAGGCACTCCAGTCGCTCGACGTGGGGACGGCCTTCAACGCGGGGCTCGCCATCGTCGTCATGGCGATCGTCCTCGACCGGGTCACCACCGCGGCCAGTGCCCGCGCGGAAACGGCACGGCGTTCGAACCATCGCCTCCTCGGATGGCGCAGACCGCTGCTGGGCGCGGGCGCGGTGGTCACGGTCGTCCTCGTCTACCTGTCGCACACCTATCTGTGGGCGGCGGAGTTCCCCGGTGACGGCGGCGTCGGCAGCTCCGTCGCGAGCGCGGCGGACTCGGCGACCGGCTGGGCGCAGGACGACCTGTCGGGCCTGACCAACGCCTTCCGGGACGGCGTCACCAACGGCCTGCTCAACCCGTTCCAGTCGCTGCTCACCGACTCCCCGTGGTGGCTCGTGAGCGTGGTGCTGATCGCGCTGGGCGCCGTGCTCGGTGGCCTGCGGGCAGGCGTCACCACGGCCGTCTGCCTGGGTCTGCTGGTCGGCACCGGCCTGTGGTCGGACGCCATGACGACGCTGGCGTCGACCCTCGTGGCGACGGTGCTGGTCATGCTGCTCGGCGTGGTCCTCGGGGTGTGGATGGGGCGCAGTCCGCTCGTGGACCGGCTGCTGCGGCCCACCCTGGACGCTGCGCAGGTCATGCCGCCGTTCGTCTATCTCGTGCCGTTCCTGGCGCTGTTCGGCGCGACCCGCTTCACGGCCATCGTCGCCGCGATCGTCTACGCGGCGCCGGTCGCCATCAAGATCGTCGCCGACGGGGTGCGGGCCGTGCCCGAGACCACCGTCGAGGCGGCCACGTCCGCCGGGTGCAACACCTGGCAGATCATCACCAAGGTCCAACTGCCGATGTCACGCGGTGCCCTGACGCTCGCGACCAACCAGGGCCTGATCTACGTGCTGTCGATGGTTGTGGTGGGCGGCCTCGTGGGAGCGGGCGCCCTCGGCTACGACGTCGTGGCCGGTTTCTCGCAGGGGCAGCTGTACGGGAAGGGGCTCGCGGCGGGACTCGCCATCGTCCTTCTCGGAGTCATGTTCGACCGGATCACCCAGGCAGCGGCGCGACGCGCGAGCGCATAA